A single window of Synechococcus sp. CBW1004 DNA harbors:
- a CDS encoding PotD/PotF family extracellular solute-binding protein, producing the protein MRQPPPSRPPLASTRRTFLRRSILAATAAVAGPSLLAACGRRAPDSGATGERRLVISNYPIYIDPSEDGVPGSVERFSKQTGIAVTYREDLNDAQTFFAKVQPDLAAGRPIAQDLVVVPYWLAERLIRLGWVEALPLEQVPNARNLMPSLRNPSWDPQQRHSLPWQSGIAGIAYNLEVTGRELKGVDDLFASDLRGKVGFLTEMRDTLGLLMLADGQDISRPTWDTAQASFDRMQKARESGQIRAFTGNDYQDDLLAGNFAACIAWSGDVAQLVLEQPKLRFLVPETGGVLWADVMVMPRGARNRQAVAEWLNWVYDPENAARIAASVQYISPVQGVQEILAADPATKALATNPQMFPDAAMQQRLRVFGPLSSEEEARFDERFARISQA; encoded by the coding sequence ATGCGCCAACCGCCCCCGAGCCGGCCGCCGCTTGCCTCGACACGACGGACCTTCCTGCGACGCTCGATCCTGGCGGCCACGGCCGCGGTGGCCGGTCCATCCCTGCTGGCGGCATGCGGCCGACGCGCCCCGGACTCCGGCGCGACGGGGGAGCGCCGCCTGGTGATCTCCAACTACCCGATCTATATCGACCCCAGCGAGGACGGGGTGCCCGGCAGCGTCGAGCGATTCAGCAAGCAGACCGGCATCGCGGTGACCTATCGCGAGGACCTCAACGACGCCCAGACCTTCTTCGCCAAGGTGCAGCCGGATCTGGCCGCGGGCCGGCCGATCGCCCAGGACCTCGTGGTGGTGCCGTACTGGCTGGCCGAACGGCTGATCCGCCTCGGCTGGGTGGAGGCGCTGCCTCTGGAGCAGGTCCCGAATGCCCGCAACCTGATGCCCTCCCTGCGCAATCCCAGCTGGGATCCCCAGCAGCGCCACTCGCTGCCGTGGCAGTCGGGCATCGCCGGCATCGCCTACAACCTCGAGGTCACCGGCCGCGAGCTGAAGGGCGTCGACGATCTGTTCGCGTCCGACCTGCGCGGCAAGGTGGGCTTCCTCACCGAGATGCGCGACACCCTCGGCCTGCTCATGCTGGCCGACGGGCAGGACATCAGCCGGCCCACCTGGGATACCGCTCAGGCCTCCTTCGATCGCATGCAGAAGGCACGGGAATCGGGCCAGATCCGCGCCTTCACCGGCAACGACTACCAGGACGATCTGCTGGCCGGCAACTTCGCCGCCTGCATCGCCTGGTCGGGGGATGTGGCCCAGCTGGTGCTGGAGCAGCCCAAGCTGCGCTTCCTTGTTCCCGAGACCGGCGGCGTGCTGTGGGCCGATGTGATGGTGATGCCCAGGGGCGCCCGCAACCGCCAGGCGGTGGCTGAGTGGCTCAACTGGGTCTACGACCCCGAGAACGCCGCCCGCATCGCCGCGAGCGTCCAGTACATCTCGCCGGTGCAGGGGGTCCAGGAGATCCTGGCGGCCGATCCGGCCACCAAGGCGCTGGCGACCAACCCGCAGATGTTCCCCGACGCCGCCATGCAGCAGCGACTGCGGGTGTTCGGCCCGTTGAGCTCCGAGGAGGAGGCCCGCTTCGATGAGCGCTTCGCCCGCATCAGTCAGGCCTGA
- a CDS encoding ABC transporter permease: MSASPASVRPERRRPMGPGGRRRWLPWALLAPGLLLLLLLYVLPLGALIPLSLSEQLDRFSLRTVFTGRIQTYGEVIALYGPVLGRSLRFAAASTGLGLLIAYPLAWTIAFRGGRWKAALLGLVVLPFFTSYLVRAIAWTTLLADRGPVLALLHGLGLIAPLQHLGVLVDGRLLNTPAAVIGGLTYNSLPFLVLPLVVAMERIDPLLLDAAADLYASPLRRFLRVEWPLSQPGLVSGVLLSLIPAAGDVVNPRFLGGPNERMIAGAIENLLLVQRQAPQASALTLLLMLLISVTAALLLRGRKLQELPLP; encoded by the coding sequence ATGAGCGCTTCGCCCGCATCAGTCAGGCCTGAGCGGCGCCGGCCGATGGGGCCGGGGGGAAGGCGCCGCTGGCTGCCCTGGGCCCTGCTGGCCCCCGGGCTCCTGCTGCTGCTCCTGCTCTACGTGCTGCCGCTTGGGGCCCTGATTCCCCTGTCCCTGTCGGAGCAACTGGATCGCTTCAGCCTGCGGACCGTGTTCACCGGCCGGATCCAGACCTACGGCGAGGTGATCGCCCTCTACGGGCCGGTGCTGGGGCGCTCGCTGCGCTTTGCGGCCGCCTCCACCGGCCTGGGGCTGCTGATCGCGTATCCGCTGGCCTGGACGATCGCCTTCCGCGGTGGCCGCTGGAAGGCGGCGCTGCTGGGGCTGGTGGTGCTGCCCTTCTTCACCTCCTACCTGGTGCGGGCCATCGCCTGGACCACCCTGCTGGCGGACCGGGGACCGGTGCTGGCCCTGCTGCACGGGCTGGGGCTGATCGCACCGCTGCAACATCTGGGGGTGCTGGTGGACGGACGGCTGCTGAACACGCCTGCGGCGGTGATCGGCGGCCTCACCTACAACAGCCTGCCCTTCCTGGTGCTGCCCCTGGTGGTGGCGATGGAGCGCATCGATCCGCTGCTCCTCGATGCCGCCGCCGATCTGTATGCCTCACCGCTGCGCCGCTTCCTGCGCGTCGAATGGCCGCTGTCGCAACCGGGCCTGGTGTCCGGCGTGCTGCTCAGCCTCATCCCGGCGGCGGGGGATGTGGTCAACCCCCGCTTCCTGGGAGGGCCGAACGAGCGGATGATCGCCGGCGCGATCGAGAACCTGCTGCTGGTGCAGCGCCAGGCCCCGCAGGCGTCCGCCCTGACCCTGCTGCTGATGCTCCTGATCAGCGTCACGGCGGCACTGCTGCTGCGGGGCAGAAAGCTGCAGGAGCTCCCGCTGCCATGA
- a CDS encoding mechanosensitive ion channel family protein, translating to MPFFATAAPLDAATGAVAAAPGVFTTIVVPFLFKLAGAIALWIVGTWLIRLATKVLRRTFSKANLDPTLIGFLLNILGALLRVVLAVAILGFFGIQTASFAALLAGAGVAIGAAWSGMLGNFAAGVFLQLFRPVSLGDFVEGGGVTGTVEEVGMFVTTILTLDNVRHIVPNGKFFGDTIVNYSSHPYRRVDLIAQLDNTADVARAIALLKDGLKAIPNQYPGMEADVEILEFSERGPRLAVRPYTSNENYWQVYFDTNRTIVEVLSQNGFPVPRIPVAMAQGH from the coding sequence ATGCCTTTTTTTGCGACCGCCGCACCCCTTGACGCGGCCACTGGGGCCGTGGCCGCGGCCCCCGGCGTTTTCACCACCATCGTGGTGCCGTTCCTGTTCAAGCTTGCCGGGGCGATCGCCCTCTGGATCGTCGGCACCTGGCTGATCCGCCTGGCCACCAAGGTGCTGAGGCGCACCTTCTCGAAAGCCAACCTGGACCCGACCCTGATCGGCTTCCTGCTCAACATCCTCGGCGCCCTGCTGCGCGTGGTGCTGGCGGTGGCGATCCTGGGCTTCTTCGGCATCCAGACCGCCAGCTTCGCCGCCCTCCTGGCCGGCGCCGGCGTCGCCATCGGCGCCGCCTGGAGCGGCATGCTCGGCAACTTCGCCGCCGGTGTCTTCCTGCAGCTCTTCCGTCCGGTGAGCCTCGGCGACTTCGTCGAAGGCGGCGGCGTCACCGGCACCGTGGAGGAAGTGGGCATGTTCGTGACCACGATCCTCACGCTGGATAACGTGCGTCACATTGTTCCCAATGGCAAGTTCTTCGGAGACACGATCGTCAATTACTCCTCCCATCCCTATCGCCGTGTCGATCTGATCGCCCAGCTCGACAACACAGCCGATGTGGCCCGTGCCATCGCCCTGCTCAAGGACGGCCTCAAAGCCATCCCCAATCAGTACCCCGGCATGGAAGCCGATGTGGAAATCCTCGAATTCAGCGAACGCGGTCCCCGCCTGGCGGTGCGCCCGTACACCAGCAACGAGAACTACTGGCAGGTGTACTTCGACACCAACCGCACAATCGTCGAGGTGCTCAGCCAGAACGGTTTCCCGGTGCCGCGCATTCCCGTGGCCATGGCCCAGGGCCACTGA
- the xth gene encoding exodeoxyribonuclease III, which produces MRIATWNVNSVRTRLDQVCTWLQRQQPEVLCLQETKVADDLFPQEAFRELGYEVAISGQKAYNGVAIVSRLPLEDVQVGFVPLLPSDPEAMQLGEQKRVLSARIEGLRILNLYVPNGSSLRSDKYTYKLQWLQCLHRYLEVQERQGEPLVMVGDFNIAPEDRDIHDPERLSGGIMASDAERSALRTLLGERLTDVFRLFEPESGHWSWWDYRSGGWETGRGWRIDHIYLERDLLERASGCVIHREQRGNPQPSDHAPVVVNLAWPPEDGDDDDPLEDL; this is translated from the coding sequence ATGCGGATCGCCACCTGGAACGTCAATTCCGTGCGCACGCGCCTCGATCAGGTCTGCACCTGGCTGCAGCGGCAACAGCCCGAGGTGCTCTGCCTGCAGGAGACCAAGGTGGCCGATGACCTGTTCCCCCAGGAGGCCTTCCGGGAGCTGGGCTATGAGGTGGCGATCAGCGGCCAGAAGGCCTACAACGGCGTTGCGATCGTCAGCCGGCTGCCCCTGGAGGATGTCCAGGTGGGCTTCGTGCCTCTGTTGCCCTCTGACCCGGAGGCGATGCAGCTGGGGGAGCAGAAGCGCGTGCTCAGCGCCCGCATCGAGGGGCTGCGGATCCTCAACCTCTACGTGCCCAACGGCTCGTCGCTGCGCAGTGACAAATACACCTACAAGCTGCAGTGGCTGCAGTGCCTGCATCGCTACCTGGAGGTCCAGGAACGGCAGGGCGAACCCCTGGTGATGGTGGGTGACTTCAACATCGCCCCGGAGGATCGCGACATTCACGATCCCGAACGGCTGAGCGGCGGCATCATGGCCAGCGACGCCGAACGTTCGGCCCTGCGTACCCTCCTCGGCGAACGGCTCACCGATGTGTTCCGCCTGTTCGAACCGGAGAGCGGCCACTGGAGCTGGTGGGACTACCGCAGCGGCGGCTGGGAGACCGGCCGGGGCTGGCGGATCGATCACATCTATCTGGAGCGCGACCTGCTGGAGCGGGCCAGCGGCTGCGTGATTCACAGAGAACAGCGCGGCAACCCCCAGCCCAGCGATCATGCGCCGGTGGTGGTGAACCTGGCCTGGCCACCCGAGGACGGCGACGACGATGACCCGCTCGAGGACCTCTGA
- a CDS encoding PAP/fibrillin family protein, translating to MRTELLALLQPGAAAADPARVRALIETLEHSSPADLDRDRALLAGVWELRWSSSRLPYLAVAPWLENLQLLDPDHGRGMNLLRLSGPLGPLAGIAVQAELTLAPAPEGQRAQRVGVRFERGGWLGPQLGERRLSLFRQVSQSFPAWLDITVLDQELRVCRGNAGTLFALRRRPDLRLQDLMPHQDG from the coding sequence GTGCGGACGGAGCTGCTGGCCCTGCTCCAGCCCGGTGCCGCCGCGGCCGATCCCGCCCGGGTGCGCGCCCTGATCGAAACCCTGGAGCACTCCAGCCCGGCTGACCTGGACCGCGATCGGGCCCTGCTGGCGGGTGTGTGGGAGCTGCGCTGGAGCAGCAGCAGGTTGCCCTACCTGGCCGTCGCACCCTGGCTGGAGAATCTGCAGCTGCTCGATCCGGACCATGGCCGCGGCATGAATCTGCTGCGCCTGAGTGGCCCCCTGGGACCGCTGGCCGGCATCGCTGTGCAGGCCGAGCTCACCCTGGCGCCGGCGCCCGAGGGGCAGCGGGCCCAGCGGGTGGGAGTCCGCTTCGAGCGGGGCGGCTGGCTGGGGCCGCAGCTGGGGGAGCGGCGCCTGAGCCTGTTTCGCCAGGTGAGCCAGAGCTTTCCCGCCTGGCTGGACATCACCGTGCTGGATCAGGAACTGCGGGTGTGCCGCGGCAATGCCGGCACTCTGTTCGCCCTGCGGCGTCGCCCCGATCTGCGTCTGCAGGATCTGATGCCCCACCAGGACGGCTGA
- a CDS encoding ABC transporter permease: MSNRGSRLLWLGTCLTFALLYAPIAVTVLFSFNAPRGRFNLIWQGFTLDNWMHPLRDAALSQAFLASLSIAVAAALIATLLGGLMALALGRFRPRGHGWVEALLVLPLTNPEIVLAASLLNLFASVGLQRGALTLLLSHSLFCLSYAALTVKARLAGLDRRLEEAAQDLGARPLQAFRRVTLPLLAPGLLAAALLSFSLSFDDFVVSSFTAGDLVTLPLYIAGAFQREIAPQIQVLSTLVLLVSAALLALGLRGEQS, translated from the coding sequence ATGAGCAACCGTGGATCCCGCCTGTTGTGGCTGGGCACCTGCCTCACCTTTGCGCTGCTCTACGCGCCGATCGCCGTGACGGTGCTGTTCAGCTTCAACGCCCCCCGCGGCCGCTTCAACCTGATCTGGCAGGGCTTCACGCTGGACAACTGGATGCATCCCCTGCGGGACGCGGCACTCAGCCAGGCCTTCCTCGCAAGCCTGAGCATCGCCGTGGCGGCGGCCCTGATCGCCACCCTGCTGGGGGGCCTGATGGCCCTGGCGCTGGGGCGCTTCCGGCCGCGCGGCCACGGCTGGGTGGAAGCGCTGCTGGTGCTGCCGCTCACCAATCCGGAGATCGTGCTGGCGGCCAGCCTGCTCAACCTGTTCGCGAGCGTGGGCCTGCAGCGGGGAGCGCTGACGCTGCTGCTCTCCCACAGCCTGTTCTGCCTCAGCTATGCAGCGCTGACGGTGAAGGCGCGACTGGCGGGCCTGGACCGCCGGCTGGAGGAGGCGGCCCAGGATCTGGGGGCGAGGCCGCTGCAGGCCTTCCGACGCGTCACCCTGCCGTTGCTGGCGCCGGGGCTGCTGGCGGCGGCCCTGCTGTCGTTCTCGCTCTCCTTCGATGACTTCGTCGTGAGCAGCTTCACGGCCGGGGATCTGGTGACCCTGCCCCTGTACATCGCCGGGGCCTTCCAACGGGAGATCGCACCCCAGATCCAGGTGCTCTCGACGCTGGTGCTCCTGGTCAGCGCCGCACTGCTGGCACTGGGGCTTCGGGGCGAGCAGAGCTGA
- a CDS encoding ABC transporter ATP-binding protein: MTRSRTSERRGNGHGTPSDRSAEAPRSASEPVIALRGVRRGYGGVHAVEDLHLEVAAGEFFSLLGASGCGKTTTLRLIAGFEHPDAGSIHLQGQDVTPLPAHRRPVNTVFQNYALFPHLSVWDNVAFGPRSRGLADAELRRRVGEALEVVRLSDLARRRPQQLSGGQQQRVALARALVNRPAALLLDEPLAALDPNLRRTMQGELKRIQREVGITFLFVTHDREEALALSDRLAVMHGGRIAQVGSPRELYDRPVSPYVATFLGGANLLPDGRGGWTLLRPEHLRLRARPPADGEKGVRAQLESVTFQGPTLELRLRALEPLPQAEAGAAPTGPGRPGGPPPQAAGAKEPAGAPGAAAAAVCHEPRRGGPAAAVDAAVSGPELLALAARDNLPANLTPGCPYWCVWDPADTHPLRGAPPDTATPGELGAPPR; this comes from the coding sequence ATGACCCGCTCGAGGACCTCTGAGCGCCGCGGCAACGGCCATGGCACCCCTTCGGATCGGTCGGCTGAGGCTCCGCGCAGCGCCTCCGAGCCCGTGATCGCCCTGCGGGGCGTGCGGCGCGGCTACGGCGGCGTCCATGCCGTGGAGGACCTCCACCTGGAGGTGGCCGCCGGCGAATTCTTCTCCCTGCTCGGGGCCTCGGGCTGCGGCAAGACCACCACCCTGCGGCTGATCGCCGGCTTCGAGCACCCCGATGCCGGCTCGATCCACCTGCAGGGACAGGACGTGACGCCCCTGCCGGCCCACCGGCGGCCCGTGAACACGGTGTTCCAGAACTACGCGCTCTTCCCCCATCTGAGCGTCTGGGACAACGTCGCCTTCGGCCCGCGCTCCCGCGGCCTGGCCGACGCCGAACTGCGCCGGCGGGTGGGGGAGGCCCTGGAGGTGGTGCGCCTCTCGGATCTGGCCCGCCGCCGGCCGCAGCAGCTCTCCGGCGGACAGCAGCAGCGGGTGGCCCTGGCGCGGGCGCTGGTGAACCGACCCGCCGCGCTGCTGCTCGACGAACCGCTGGCGGCCCTTGATCCGAACCTGCGGCGCACGATGCAGGGGGAGCTCAAGCGGATCCAGCGCGAGGTGGGCATCACGTTCCTGTTCGTGACCCATGACCGCGAGGAGGCCCTCGCCCTCAGCGACCGGCTGGCGGTGATGCACGGCGGCCGCATCGCCCAGGTGGGCAGTCCGCGCGAGCTGTACGACCGACCGGTCAGCCCCTACGTGGCCACCTTCCTGGGCGGCGCCAACCTTCTGCCCGATGGCCGCGGCGGCTGGACCCTGCTGCGGCCCGAGCACCTGCGTCTGCGCGCCCGCCCCCCCGCAGACGGCGAAAAGGGCGTGCGGGCGCAGCTGGAGAGCGTCACCTTCCAGGGGCCCACCCTGGAGCTGCGGCTGCGAGCACTCGAGCCCCTGCCCCAGGCTGAAGCCGGCGCGGCCCCGACCGGCCCCGGGCGCCCCGGAGGCCCCCCGCCCCAGGCAGCTGGGGCAAAGGAACCGGCAGGAGCTCCAGGGGCCGCGGCCGCAGCGGTCTGCCACGAACCGCGCCGCGGCGGCCCAGCGGCGGCGGTCGATGCCGCTGTCAGCGGCCCTGAACTGCTGGCGCTGGCCGCCAGGGATAACCTGCCGGCGAACCTGACTCCCGGCTGCCCGTACTGGTGCGTCTGGGATCCGGCCGACACCCATCCGCTGCGTGGCGCTCCGCCCGACACAGCCACTCCCGGGGAGCTGGGAGCGCCGCCCCGATGA